One part of the Acetoanaerobium sticklandii genome encodes these proteins:
- the ortA gene encoding 2-amino-4-oxopentanoate thiolase subunit alpha: MAKKGDWVLIHKIVLSPEERAPQVPDDTKKVPLEMWIKGYLNEDAQIGDQVSITTRTKRVEEGKLLEVNPYYTHDFGKFVPELLKISEQVREITFGGEGNE; the protein is encoded by the coding sequence ATGGCAAAAAAAGGTGATTGGGTACTAATCCATAAGATAGTTCTTTCTCCTGAAGAAAGAGCGCCACAAGTTCCTGATGATACTAAAAAAGTACCTCTTGAGATGTGGATTAAAGGCTATCTTAATGAGGATGCTCAAATCGGAGATCAAGTATCAATTACTACAAGAACTAAAAGAGTAGAAGAAGGAAAGCTTTTAGAAGTGAATCCATATTATACTCATGATTTCGGAAAATTCGTTCCTGAGCTTTTAAAAATTTCTGAGCAGGTTAGAGAAATTACTTTTGGAGGTGAAGGAAATGAGTAA